One window from the genome of Diabrotica virgifera virgifera chromosome 6, PGI_DIABVI_V3a encodes:
- the LOC114336323 gene encoding zinc finger protein 93-like isoform X3 — translation MKIPSSLKEEEFTSQQSEEETVNENTKIQSTQGSYLCKPSDFEKGLKVGSEKRPHKCEICLKQFSLRSILNKHVLVHTGERPHKCEICLKQFTQSGTLYRHRQVHTGEGVKSPYKCEICFKQFTYKSALNTHMNVHTGERRYKCDICLKQFTQKYTLNEHINVHTGERPFKCEICLKQFATQRYLKKHVLVHNGERPHKCKICFRQFTQKSALNTHMKVHTGERPYKCEICLKQFIKKDHLNGHNMTVHTGQRPYECEICLKQFIQKYHLNEHMRVHTGEKPYKCETCDKEFAQKSTLNEHIKVHTTETLYKCEICHKKFALQRYLNKHLLVHNGERPYKCEFCFKQFIQKVHLNNHVLVHTGERPFKCDICLKTFTVKRSFNRHCNKPAPCAAPT, via the coding sequence ATGAAAATACCTTCATCCCTAAAAGAAGAGGAATTTACAAGTCAACAATCCGAAGAGGAAACAGTAAATGAAAATACGAAAATTCAGTCTACACAAGGATCGTACCTATGTAAACCAAGCGATTTTGAAAAAGGTTTGAAAGTTGGCAGTGAAAAAAGACctcataaatgtgaaatttgtcttaagcaATTTTCACTACGAAGTATTTTAAATAAACATGTTCTAGTCCACACTGGAGAGAGACctcataaatgtgaaatttgtcttaaACAATTTACTCAGTCAGGTACTTTATATAGGCATAGACAAGTTCACACTGGCGAAGGAGTGAAAAgtccttataaatgtgaaatatgttttaaacagtttacttATAAAAGTGCTTTAAATACCCATATGAATGTTCATACTGGAGAAAGACGTTATAAATGTGACATTTGTCTTAAGCAGTTTACTCAAAAATATACTTTAAATGAACATATCAACGTTCACACTGGTGAAAGAccttttaaatgtgaaatttgtcttaagcaGTTTGCAACACAAAGATACTTAAAAAAACATGTTCTAGTTCACAATGGCGAAAGACCTCacaaatgtaaaatttgttttagaCAGTTTACTCAAAAAAGTGCTCTAAATACCCATATGAAAGTTCACACTGGTGAaagaccttataaatgtgaaatttgtcttaagcaGTTTATTAAAAAAGATCATTTAAATGGACATAATATGACAGTTCATACTGGACAAAGACCTTATGAATGTGAGATTTGTCTTAAACAGTTTATTCAAAAATATCATTTAAATGAACATATGAGAgttcatactggtgaaaaaccttataaatgtgaaactTGTGACAAGGAGTTTGCTCAGAAAAGTACTTTAAATGAACATATCAAAGTTCACACTACAGAAACActttataaatgtgaaatttgtcatAAGAAGTTTGCACTACAAAGATATTTAAATAAGCATCTTCTAGTTCACAATGGAGAaagaccttataaatgtgaattttgttttaaacagtttattcaAAAAGTTCATTTAAATAATCATGTTCTAGTTCATACTGGTGAGAGACCTTTTAAATGTGATATTTGTCTTAAGACGTTTACCGTAAAAAGAAGTTTCAATCGACATTGTAACAAACCAGCCCCTTGTGCGGCGCCTACGTAA